The Formosa sp. Hel1_33_131 genome window below encodes:
- a CDS encoding thymidine kinase, whose translation MFLENTVNPKEQFGWIEVICGSMFSGKTEELIRRLRRAQFAKQKVEIFKPAIDVRYDDEMVVSHDANEIRSTPVPSASNIPLLADGCDVVGIDEAQFFDDEIVNVCNALANKGIRVIVAGLDMDFKGNPFGPMPNLMATAEYVTKVHAVCTHTGNLAQYSHRKSKNDNLVLLGEVDEYEPLSRAAYYKALLKEKLQDMDVVNPTDVDTNKNNSNA comes from the coding sequence ATGTTTCTCGAAAATACAGTAAACCCTAAAGAACAATTTGGTTGGATCGAAGTCATCTGCGGATCGATGTTTTCTGGAAAGACTGAAGAATTAATTCGTCGCTTACGACGGGCTCAATTTGCCAAGCAAAAAGTTGAGATTTTTAAGCCTGCCATTGATGTGCGTTACGACGATGAAATGGTGGTGTCTCACGATGCCAATGAAATTCGTTCTACGCCCGTACCTTCCGCTTCCAACATCCCGCTTTTAGCAGATGGATGCGATGTGGTTGGTATTGATGAAGCGCAATTTTTTGATGATGAAATTGTAAACGTGTGTAACGCCCTTGCCAATAAAGGCATTCGGGTGATTGTTGCGGGTCTGGATATGGACTTTAAAGGAAACCCTTTTGGGCCGATGCCAAATTTGATGGCAACCGCAGAATATGTTACCAAAGTGCACGCTGTGTGTACGCATACAGGAAATTTAGCCCAGTACAGCCATCGTAAATCTAAAAATGACAATCTGGTTCTTTTGGGCGAAGTTGATGAATATGAGCCACTCAGTCGAGCCGCTTACTATAAAGCACTCCTAAAAGAAAAGTTGCAAGACATGGATGTTGTAAACCCAACCGATGTTGACACCAACAAAAATAACTCAAATGCCTAA
- the alr gene encoding alanine racemase yields the protein MPKVTETTLEINLAALKHNFEFLKSKLQNNTLFLAVVKAFAYGSDAVVVAKCLQKLEVDYFAVAYINEGVALRKAGITTPILVLHPQVSNLNLAIEHCLEPSLYTLKILQAFERVAHQRNQKNYPVHIKFNTGLNRLGFEANELDLVVEELSKTSTLKVKSVFSHLAASEDLEEKAFTLGQINLYKSLSTSFIEKLGCPVIRHLCNTSGVLNYPEAHFDMVRCGIGLYGYGNTDKEAQNFQPIATLKSVISQIHLVTKGKSVGYNRGFISPEGSKIATIPIGHADGIGRHFGHGVGIVEIGSKKAPIVGNVCMDMIMVDVSDIECNEGDEVVFFGPEFSAETSAAAANTISYELITGISQRVKREVLDV from the coding sequence ATGCCTAAAGTCACAGAAACCACTTTAGAAATTAACTTGGCTGCTTTAAAGCATAATTTTGAATTCCTAAAATCAAAACTCCAAAATAACACACTATTTTTGGCAGTCGTCAAAGCATTTGCTTACGGCAGTGACGCTGTGGTGGTCGCTAAGTGTCTTCAAAAATTGGAGGTAGATTATTTTGCAGTCGCCTATATCAATGAAGGAGTTGCGCTGAGAAAAGCAGGAATCACAACCCCTATTTTAGTGCTGCATCCTCAGGTGAGTAATCTGAATCTCGCTATAGAACATTGTTTAGAGCCTAGCTTATATACCTTAAAAATACTGCAAGCGTTTGAGCGTGTGGCGCATCAACGCAATCAAAAAAATTATCCTGTTCATATTAAATTTAATACCGGTTTAAATCGTCTCGGGTTTGAAGCAAATGAACTCGATTTGGTTGTAGAAGAGTTATCGAAAACCAGCACTTTAAAAGTGAAATCCGTATTTTCTCATTTAGCGGCAAGTGAAGATTTAGAAGAAAAGGCATTTACTTTAGGTCAGATTAATCTTTATAAATCCCTTTCTACAAGCTTTATTGAAAAGCTAGGATGCCCCGTTATCCGGCATTTGTGTAATACCTCGGGGGTACTCAATTATCCCGAAGCACATTTTGACATGGTGCGTTGTGGAATTGGCTTATATGGGTATGGCAACACTGATAAAGAGGCTCAAAATTTCCAACCAATAGCGACCTTAAAATCTGTGATTTCACAAATACACCTTGTTACAAAAGGGAAAAGTGTGGGATATAACCGAGGCTTTATAAGTCCTGAAGGTTCAAAAATTGCAACCATTCCTATTGGTCATGCCGACGGAATTGGAAGGCATTTTGGTCATGGCGTAGGCATTGTGGAGATTGGTTCTAAAAAAGCGCCTATTGTGGGAAATGTGTGTATGGATATGATTATGGTGGATGTGTCAGATATTGAGTGTAACGAAGGGGATGAGGTGGTGTTCTTTGGCCCTGAATTCTCAGCGGAAACAAGTGCCGCGGCAGCAAACACCATTTCTTACGAACTCATTACAGGAATCTCTCAGCGTGTGAAGCGTGAGGTCTTGGACGTATAA
- a CDS encoding type II toxin-antitoxin system RelE/ParE family toxin, with the protein MSTTKYRISKQAIEDLNARWIYTLRKWSKKQADRYYDLIIEEIEFIADNYLIGKPSEQTRKNYRVTKIKSHLIFYRKFENEIVEIVRILHQRMDVKKRLK; encoded by the coding sequence ATGAGCACTACCAAATACCGAATTAGCAAACAAGCCATTGAGGATTTGAATGCGAGATGGATTTATACACTTCGTAAATGGTCTAAAAAGCAAGCGGATCGATATTATGACTTGATAATCGAAGAGATTGAATTTATTGCTGATAACTATTTGATTGGAAAACCGTCGGAGCAAACCAGAAAAAATTACAGAGTGACGAAAATTAAATCCCATCTAATTTTTTACAGAAAATTTGAAAATGAAATTGTTGAAATCGTCAGAATTCTACATCAAAGAATGGATGTAAAGAAACGATTGAAATAA
- a CDS encoding type II toxin-antitoxin system ParD family antitoxin: MGKNTSISLGNHFEEFINGEVKSGRYSSVSEVIRSALRMLESEDRKERELIKALEIGEQSGFVDDFDSNQNLTELHRQHL; this comes from the coding sequence ATGGGAAAAAACACATCCATATCACTCGGAAATCATTTTGAAGAATTTATAAATGGTGAAGTAAAATCTGGCAGGTACAGTTCTGTAAGCGAGGTTATTCGTTCCGCATTACGAATGTTGGAATCAGAAGATAGAAAAGAAAGAGAATTGATTAAGGCTCTTGAAATAGGAGAACAAAGTGGGTTTGTAGATGATTTTGATTCAAATCAAAATTTAACCGAATTACATCGGCAACATTTATGA
- a CDS encoding aspartate-semialdehyde dehydrogenase: protein MKIAVVGATGMVGAVMLKLLEERQFPLTELILVASERSVGKKISYKGVDHTIVGLATAVEMRPDIAIFSAGGETSLEWAPKFAEAGTMVIDNSSAWRMDPTKKLIVPEINASILTADDKIIANPNCSTIQLVMALSPLHDKYKMKRVVISTYQSVSGSGAKAVQQLENEINGVKGEMAYPYPIGRNALPHCDVFLENGYTKEEMKLAMEPQKILDDHSFAITATAVRIPTAGGHSESVNVQFETDFELQEVRAILSQSDGVTVQDNTDTNTYPMPIYANGKDDVFVGRIRRDETQENSLNLWIVSDNLRKGAATNTIQIAEYLVAHIL, encoded by the coding sequence ATGAAAATTGCAGTTGTAGGAGCTACCGGAATGGTAGGTGCCGTTATGTTAAAATTACTCGAAGAACGTCAGTTTCCACTTACGGAACTTATTCTTGTAGCTTCGGAGCGTAGTGTTGGTAAAAAAATAAGCTATAAAGGAGTTGACCACACGATTGTGGGGCTTGCGACGGCTGTTGAAATGCGTCCGGACATCGCTATTTTTTCTGCAGGTGGAGAGACTTCTCTTGAATGGGCTCCAAAATTTGCTGAGGCTGGAACGATGGTTATCGATAACTCTTCTGCCTGGCGAATGGATCCCACAAAAAAATTAATTGTTCCAGAAATTAACGCCTCCATTTTAACAGCGGACGATAAAATTATAGCCAACCCAAACTGTTCAACAATTCAATTGGTGATGGCATTATCGCCACTCCATGATAAATATAAAATGAAACGCGTGGTTATTTCTACCTACCAATCTGTTTCTGGGTCGGGTGCCAAAGCTGTTCAGCAGTTAGAAAACGAAATCAATGGTGTTAAAGGCGAAATGGCATATCCTTACCCCATAGGAAGAAATGCCTTGCCACACTGTGATGTGTTCCTTGAAAATGGATATACAAAAGAAGAAATGAAATTGGCAATGGAGCCACAAAAAATATTAGACGATCACTCCTTTGCAATTACAGCCACAGCGGTTCGAATTCCTACCGCAGGTGGGCACTCTGAATCTGTAAATGTGCAGTTTGAAACCGATTTTGAACTTCAAGAAGTCCGCGCCATTCTGAGTCAATCAGACGGGGTGACGGTTCAAGATAATACCGATACAAATACGTACCCAATGCCTATATACGCAAACGGAAAAGATGATGTTTTTGTGGGACGTATCCGACGTGATGAAACACAAGAAAACTCCTTGAATCTATGGATTGTTTCAGACAATTTACGAAAAGGTGCTGCGACAAATACCATTCAAATTGCAGAATATTTAGTGGCTCATATTTTATAG
- a CDS encoding ABC transporter ATP-binding protein, with product MLSITNVSFRYNERAVLNAVSARVHSGDCLAIVGESGSGKSTLLKLIFGQMDVDGGTIFWKDQAILGPKNKLVVGHDFMKYVAQEFDLMPYTSVFENIGDHLSNFYPDEKKARVKELIEVVELEGFENTKVQFLSGGQKQRVALARAIAKRPEIILLDEPFSHIDNFKKQSLRRNLFDYLKTNNIACVLATHDKNDVLSFADQMMVLHGGSVLVTESPSNIYSDPRHPLVAAFFGEYSNINGEFYYAHQITLVDDSLLKATVKHSFYKGHYYLIEADLNGVLVCFKNATALKEGSVVSLTLKR from the coding sequence ATGCTTTCAATCACCAATGTCTCTTTTCGGTATAATGAACGTGCGGTCTTAAATGCCGTTTCTGCCCGCGTTCATAGCGGAGATTGTTTGGCTATTGTAGGAGAAAGTGGCTCTGGAAAAAGTACGCTTCTTAAGCTTATCTTTGGTCAAATGGATGTCGATGGTGGTACAATCTTCTGGAAAGACCAAGCTATTTTAGGGCCTAAAAACAAACTTGTTGTAGGGCATGATTTTATGAAGTATGTGGCACAGGAATTTGACTTGATGCCCTATACAAGTGTTTTCGAAAACATCGGCGATCATCTTTCTAATTTTTATCCAGATGAAAAAAAAGCACGGGTCAAAGAATTGATTGAGGTGGTAGAATTAGAAGGGTTTGAAAACACAAAAGTGCAGTTTTTGAGTGGAGGTCAAAAACAACGTGTTGCCTTGGCAAGGGCTATTGCAAAACGCCCTGAAATTATTCTTTTGGACGAACCTTTTAGTCATATCGATAATTTCAAAAAACAATCGTTAAGGCGTAATTTATTTGACTATTTAAAAACAAATAATATCGCTTGTGTGTTGGCAACACATGATAAAAATGATGTGCTTTCGTTTGCAGATCAAATGATGGTACTTCATGGCGGGAGTGTTTTGGTCACAGAGAGCCCAAGCAATATCTATTCCGACCCAAGGCATCCGCTAGTTGCTGCTTTTTTTGGCGAATACAGCAACATTAACGGCGAATTCTATTATGCACATCAAATCACTTTGGTGGACGATAGTCTTCTTAAAGCAACTGTCAAACACAGCTTCTATAAGGGGCATTATTACTTGATTGAAGCAGACCTCAACGGAGTGCTCGTTTGTTTTAAAAATGCGACCGCTCTCAAAGAAGGTTCGGTGGTTTCATTAACGTTAAAGCGTTAA
- a CDS encoding SPFH domain-containing protein, which produces MSFFLLPFVILGLIILFAAFFTVKQQTAAIIERFGKFHSIRQSGLHLKIPLIDRISGRLSLKIQQLDVLIETKTLDDVFVRLKVSVQFKVIREKVYDAFYKLDYAHDQITSYVFDVVRAEVPKMKLDDVFVKKDDIAIAVKSELNQAMMDYGYDIIKTLVTDIDPDAQVKEAMNRINASEREKIAAQFEGDAARILIVEKAKAEAESKRLQGQGIADQRREIARGLEESVEVLNKVGINSQEASALIVVTQHYDTLQSIGQETNSNLILLPNSPQAGSNMLNDMVASFTASNQIGEAMKNGPKKILPKK; this is translated from the coding sequence ATGTCATTCTTTTTACTCCCCTTTGTTATTTTAGGATTAATTATTTTGTTTGCCGCATTTTTCACGGTCAAGCAACAAACCGCTGCCATTATTGAACGTTTTGGAAAATTTCACAGCATTCGACAATCTGGTCTCCATTTAAAAATTCCTTTAATTGACCGTATTTCTGGTCGTTTAAGTTTAAAAATCCAACAGCTGGATGTCTTAATTGAAACCAAAACATTGGATGACGTATTTGTGCGCCTCAAGGTTTCTGTTCAATTTAAAGTAATTCGTGAAAAAGTATATGATGCTTTTTATAAGTTAGATTATGCCCACGATCAAATCACTTCGTATGTATTTGATGTGGTAAGAGCAGAAGTGCCAAAAATGAAGCTCGATGATGTCTTTGTTAAAAAAGATGATATTGCCATTGCTGTCAAATCAGAGCTAAACCAAGCCATGATGGATTATGGGTATGACATCATAAAAACCTTGGTAACGGACATTGATCCAGATGCTCAAGTTAAGGAAGCGATGAACCGAATTAATGCCTCTGAACGTGAAAAAATAGCCGCTCAATTTGAAGGAGATGCCGCCCGTATTTTGATTGTTGAAAAAGCAAAAGCGGAAGCTGAAAGCAAACGTCTTCAAGGTCAAGGAATTGCTGATCAGCGTCGTGAAATTGCACGTGGTTTAGAAGAGTCTGTTGAGGTCTTAAATAAAGTGGGAATCAATTCTCAAGAAGCATCTGCTTTAATTGTTGTAACACAGCATTATGACACCCTTCAATCAATCGGACAAGAAACAAACAGTAACCTTATATTATTACCAAATTCTCCACAAGCAGGCAGTAATATGTTGAACGATATGGTAGCGAGTTTTACGGCAAGCAACCAAATTGGTGAAGCCATGAAAAATGGACCTAAGAAAATTCTTCCTAAGAAATAA
- a CDS encoding anti-sigma factor, with amino-acid sequence MRNKTLYFLMLIFGFTTVISCSSNDDDDTKNLTLNLTGLEDLGSGYVYESWLILESGPVSAGTFSVNASGVLSKTSFSVNTNTLSNALSYVLTIEPNPDPNTAPSSVHILAGDFTNNATSATVSTNHQSALGTDFTGATGKYFLASPTDMDSTNEKSGVWWVQFPAPMMPAPGLTLPTLPTGWKYEGWAVIGTTPVSTGKFTTVTGADDFSGFSGMETAPPVPGEDFLIGAPAGLTFPTDLSGQKVVISVEPDPDNSPNPFLLKPLVAMIPANAMQHTSLSMGNNAAASNPSGSVMR; translated from the coding sequence ATGAGAAACAAGACACTTTATTTTTTAATGCTCATCTTCGGATTTACAACCGTAATTAGTTGTAGTTCTAACGATGATGACGACACCAAAAATTTGACACTAAACCTTACAGGCCTTGAAGATTTAGGATCTGGTTATGTTTACGAAAGCTGGCTTATTTTGGAAAGTGGACCTGTTTCAGCAGGCACGTTTTCTGTAAATGCTTCTGGTGTATTATCCAAAACAAGCTTTTCTGTGAACACAAACACGCTTTCTAATGCCCTTTCTTATGTACTTACAATTGAGCCAAATCCCGATCCAAATACAGCTCCAAGTAGTGTGCATATTTTAGCAGGCGATTTCACCAATAACGCCACTTCGGCGACTGTTTCTACAAATCACCAGTCAGCATTGGGGACTGACTTTACAGGGGCAACAGGAAAATATTTCCTTGCCTCACCAACGGATATGGATTCCACAAATGAGAAAAGTGGTGTTTGGTGGGTACAATTTCCAGCCCCAATGATGCCAGCGCCAGGACTAACACTTCCAACTTTGCCAACAGGCTGGAAATATGAAGGTTGGGCAGTTATCGGAACAACACCTGTTTCTACAGGAAAGTTCACCACTGTTACGGGAGCAGATGATTTTAGTGGCTTTAGTGGAATGGAGACAGCGCCTCCAGTTCCAGGAGAAGATTTTTTAATAGGAGCCCCCGCAGGACTTACGTTTCCTACAGATTTGTCAGGACAAAAAGTGGTCATTTCTGTAGAGCCTGACCCAGATAACAGTCCAAATCCATTTTTGCTAAAACCGTTAGTCGCAATGATTCCGGCTAATGCAATGCAACACACCTCACTTTCAATGGGAAACAATGCTGCAGCATCTAACCCTAGTGGTTCAGTGATGAGATAA